A genome region from Littorina saxatilis isolate snail1 linkage group LG16, US_GU_Lsax_2.0, whole genome shotgun sequence includes the following:
- the LOC138951453 gene encoding uncharacterized protein encodes MTHSDDKGNYSQFVGVDQSNFQFFFTLALTAHAQVSALRVTNVKFDFDDVNIYASFSLLDKAPITGDVQDAEPEMDLTQASSAMEADITSGTFFIELQLHNNGVLQKLQVTKFTVGLAPTLQPAPPPPQQHRHHHQQRQRQLLQHQEQRQRRATRRGAGDEGLELDVKTAAPQDTSSTYSAGAMAGLGIPMVIIGYGLAFIVTLLTYRRVTARHTLDVDNPLTEIRPSAAQLS; translated from the exons ATGACACATAGTGATGACAAag GCAACTACAGTCAGTTTGTGGGCGTGGACCAGAGCAACTTTCAGTTCTTCTTCACCCTGGCCCTTACCGCCCATGCCCAGGTGTCTGCCCTGCGGGTTaccaatgtcaag TTCGATTTTGATGACGTCAACATATACGCGTCATTTTCGTTACTGGACAAAGCGCCCATTACTGGTGATGTCCAAGATGCAGAACCGGAAATGGATCTGACGCAGGCGTCGTCCGCCATGGAGGCTGACATCACTTCCGGGACATTCTTCATTGAACTGCAGTTACATAATAATGGAGTG CTGCAGAAACTCCAGGTAACGAAATTCACCGTCGGCCTGGCTCCCACACTCCAGcctgcaccaccaccaccacaacaacaccgccaccaccaccaacaacgacaacgacagcTACTTCAACACCAGGAACAGCGACAGCGCCGCGCGACAAGAAGAGGTGCAGGGGACGAGGGGCTGGAGCTGGACGTCAAGACTGCCGCTCCCCAAGACACGTCCTCCACCTATTCCGCTG gtgccATGGCCGGGCTGGGTATCCCTATGGTGATTATTGGCTACGGACTGGCCTTCATCGTCACCTTGCTGACCTACCGCCGCGTCACTGCCAGACACACACTGGACGTCGACAACCCGCTCACCGAGATACGCCCTTCTGCCGCGCAACTCAGCTAG
- the LOC138951452 gene encoding sarafotoxin-like → MQYQTLYDPDEQDLYDPDEQGLYDPDEQDLYDLDEQALYDPDEQDLYDPDEQALYDPDEQDLYDPDEQALYDLDEQAMYDPDEQAMYDPDEQALNDPDEQALYDPDEQAMYDPDEQDLYDPDEQALYDLGEQDLYDPDEQALYDPDEQALYDPDEQALYDPDEQALYDPDEQDLYYPDEQALYDPDEQALYDPDDQDLYDPVEQALYDPDEQALYDPDEQALYDPDEQAQYDPDEQALYDPDEQALISVANAKEEKPDVNHELLP, encoded by the exons atgcaataccaaa CCTTGTACGATCCTGATGAACAAGACCTGTACGATCCTGATGAACAAGGCCTGTACGATCCTGATGAACAAGACCTGTACGATCTTGATGAACAAGCCCTGTACGATCCTGATGAACAAGACCTGTACGATCCTGATGAACAAGCCCTGTACGATCCTGATGAACAAGACCTGTACGATCCTGATGAACAAGCCCTGTACGATCTTGATGAACAAGCCATGTACGATCCTGATGAACAAGCCATGTACGATCCTGATGAACAAGCCCTGAACGATCCTGATGAACAAGCCCTGTACGATCCTGATGAACAAGCCATGTACGATCCTGATGAACAAGACCTGTACGATCCTGATGAACAAGCCCTGTACGATCTTGGTGAACAAGACCTGTACGATCCTGATGAACAAGCCCTGTACGATCCTGATGAACAAGCCCTGTACGATCCTGATGAACAAGCCCTGTACGATCCTGATGAACAAGCCCTGTACGATCCTGATGAACAAGACCTGTACTATCCTGATGAACAAGCCCTGTACGATCCTGATGAACAAGCCCTGTACGATCCTGATGATCAAGACCTGTACGATCCTGTTGAACAAGCCCTGTACGATCCTGATGAACAAGCCTTGTACGATCCTGATGAACAAGCCCTGTACGATCCTGATGAACAAGCCCAGTACGATCCTGATGAACAAGCCCTGTACGATCCTGATGAACAAGCCCT AATCTCAGTTGCTAACGCTAAAGAAGAGAAACCAGACGTCAATCATGAACTCTTACCTTGA